From a single Aspergillus puulaauensis MK2 DNA, chromosome 2, nearly complete sequence genomic region:
- a CDS encoding alpha/beta hydrolase family protein (COG:S;~EggNog:ENOG410PJZU;~InterPro:IPR001375,IPR029058;~MEROPS:MER0048191;~PFAM:PF01738,PF00326;~go_function: GO:0008236 - serine-type peptidase activity [Evidence IEA];~go_process: GO:0006508 - proteolysis [Evidence IEA]) — MAINIAGVLIYLYGVDELHPKKAQDTTVLFHVHGRTRDYHDGEDIAHQVLFENRRLSPLSKGLVIATMDNRNHGARAIDTVAAQDWRSGNPKHAQDMLSTMDGIVADIKIAIRFLQSYVEDRFNPTQFIISGMSLGGHVAWNMLAEEPRLTAAVVIVGCPNLADMMAERFHAAESDGSIDASKWPLSIQKLYQERDKNVAAIKGKEILIMNGALDKVVPSKYSDYWVEMYGDQNDVAFHVYEDTGHCVSFQMMDRIIHWVYGQLN; from the exons ATGGCCATCAACATTGCCGGGGTGCTAATCTACCTCTACGGAGTCGACGAACTACACCCAAAGAAAGCGCAAGACACGACGGTCCTTTTTCATGTCCATGGCCGCACAAGGGATTACCACGACGGAGAAGACATCGCGCACCAGGTTCTGTTCGAAAATAGAAGGCTCAGCCCTCTCTCGAAAGGCCTGGTGATTGCAACAATGGACAATCGCAATCATGGGGCAAGAGCT ATTGATACAGTTGCTGC CCAAGACTGGAGGAGTGGAAACCCGAAGCACGC ACAAGACATGCTTTCTACGATGG ACGGCATCGTTGCAGACATCAAAATTGCCATCCGATTCCTGCAGAGTTATGTCGAGGACCGCTTTAACCCGACTCAGTTCATTATCTCCGGCATGTCGCTGGGGGGCCATGTAGCGTGGAACATGCTAGCTGAAGAACCGCGCTTGACGGCTGCTGTTGTCATTGTCGGGTGTCCAAATCTCGCCGACATGATGGCTGAACGGTTCCATGCAGCCGAATCCGATGGCTCCATTGATGCAAGCAAGTGGCCCCTGTCCATCCAAAAGCTGTATCAAGAGCGCGATAAAAATGTAGCAGCAATTAAAGGGAAGGAGATACTAATCATGAACGGTGCGCTGGATAAAGTGGTCCCCAGCAAGTATTCAGATTACTGGGTGGAGATGTACGGTGATCAGAACGACGTCGCGTTTCATGTCTATGAGGATACGGGGCACTGTGTGTCATTTCAGATGATGGATAGGATAATACATTGGGTTTATGGCCAATTGAATTAG
- a CDS encoding flavin-containing monooxygenase (COG:Q;~EggNog:ENOG410PG7R;~InterPro:IPR036188;~PFAM:PF13450), producing MTVEDLPTIEQLPKAEFVDYARPMKVIVIGAGISGILAAIRFPQRIPNLDLVVYDKNPEIGGTWFENRYPGVACDVPAHVYQASFELNPNWSQFYASGQEILEYWKGIVAKYDVRKYMKLSHKVVEARFNEKESKWQVTVENCQTHEVLHDTCDVLYACIGALNDWKWPEIPGLADFKGKLLHSAVWDNDWSPDNLSVAVIGSGSSAIQIVPAIQPKVKHLDNYVRGQTWIAPPWAADEVRKHTSSGSNFKFTPAELKEFNAKPEKLLDYRKKLESEVQSMSKILLRGELAESTATTFTNHMKSKLSNKPDILDKILPSFAPGCRRITPGAGYLEALSEENVSFVSDPISRITGEGIVTADGTHRKVDAIVCATGFDTSFSQRFPIYGRGGHELGARWQDYPDTYLSLSTQGAPNLFFAHGPSSGIGVGSLVIILERTCDYVCKMISKMQTDRIATVEPTPRSCNAFREYCERYFRNTVFSLPCRSWYKRGTEDGPVTALWPGSSLHFLNVLEKPRFEDYQYTYRSGSDMAWIGNGFTLCEVDATLDKTGYLDPEHIDYPAV from the exons ATGACGGTCGAAGACCTGCCTACGATCGAGCAGCTACCTAAAGCTGAATTTGTCGACTATGCCCGTCCGATGAAAGTGATAGTCATAGGGGCTGGTATATCCGGTATCCTTGCGGCAATTCGATTCCCCCAACGTATTCCAAACTTAGACCTCGTTGTCTACGACAAGAACCCTGAAATCGGAGGGACCTGGTTCGAGAATCGGTACCCCGGCGTTGCATGTG ATGTTCCGGCCCATGTATACCAAGCTTCGTTCGAACTTAATCCCAATTGGTCGCAGTTCTACGCATCCGGACAGGAGATCCTTGAATATTGGAAAGGCATTGTTGCGAAGTACGATGTTCGGAAGTACATGAAGCTAAGCCATAAGGTTGTGGAGGCGAGGTTCAACGAAAAGGAATCAAAGTGGCAGGTCACGGTTGAGAACTGCCAGACGCACGAGGTGCTACACGACACCTGTGACGTCCTTTATGCATGCATCGGTGCTTTGAACGACTGGAAATGGCCTGAAATCCCCGGACTTGCCGATTTCAAGGGCAAGCTACTCCACAGTGCCGTATGGGACAATGACTGGAGCCCTGATAACCTTTCTGTCGCAGTTATTGGGTCTGGGTCTAGCGCAATCCAAATTGTGCCGGCCATCCAGCCGAAAGTGAAACACCTTGATAACTATGTTCGTGGTCAGACATGGATTGCTCCTCCATGGGCTGCGGATGAGGTTCGCAAACATACGTCCAGCGGATCCAACTTCAAATTTACTCCAGCAGAGCTCAAGGAGTTTAACGCAAAGCCTGAAAAGTTACTGGACTACAGAAAAAAGCTCGAATCAGAAGTCCAGTCCATGTCCAAGATCCTTCTGCGCGGTGAACTCGCAGAAAGCACGGCCACTACGTTCACCAACCACATGAAGAGCAAGCTCTCTAACAAGCCCGACATCCTGGACAAGATCCTGCCGTCGTTTGCACCCGGCTGCAGGCGCATCACGCCAGGGGCTGGATATCTTGAGGCCCTGTCTGAAGAGAACGTCTCATTCGTGTCTGATCCAATCTCCAGAATCACGGGGGAAGGGATCGTCACCGCGGACGGGACACACCGCAAGGTCGACGCCATTGTCTGCGCAACCGGCTTCGATACATCCTTCTCGCAACGATTCCCGATCTACGGGCGTGGAGGCCATGAGCTCGGGGCGAGATGGCAAGATTATCCTGATACCTACCTCAGCCTGAGCACACAGGGGGCCCCGAACCTGTTCTTCGCTCATGGTCCCAGCTCTGGTATCGGAGTTGGGTCGCTGGTCATCATCCTGGAGCGGACATGCGATTATGTTTGTAAGATGATTTCTAAAATGCAGACGGATCGGATTGCGACGGTCGAGCCAACACCGCGTTCCTGCAATGCTTTCCGAGAGTATTGTGAGAGATACTTTAGGAACACGGTGTTCTCGCTGCCGTGCCGGTCGTGGTACAAACGGGGAACTGAGGACGGACCGGTCACTGCTCTTTGGCCTGGTTCATCGCTGCATTTCCTCAATGTGTTGGAGAAGCCACGGTTTGAAGATTATCAGTATACGTACCGGAGTGGGAGTGATATGGCGTGGATTGGGAACGGGTTTACCCTGTGCGAGGTGGACGCGACACTCGATAAGACGGGATATCTTGACCCTGAGCATATTGATTACCCCGCTGTCTAG
- a CDS encoding uncharacterized protein (COG:S;~EggNog:ENOG410PPEN;~InterPro:IPR029062,IPR002818;~MEROPS:MER0031431;~PFAM:PF01965) yields MAPVSRALIAITSAHAPLYPGGKETGLFITEALHPFQVFRQAGFEVDLVSETGTYQPDWLSQQKDWLNDKDRAEWEDHTSEFRSKLDKLLKPSDIEPAKYGLFFASAGHASLIDYPDAKGLQEIASHIYTSGGIISAVCHGGAIFPGIIDPSTKKPIIDSRRVTGFTTRGEEEENVLDTIKSWNRPTIEATAASCGATYVSPAGPWDAFTITDGRIVTGANPASAHVTAEAAVTAFGKL; encoded by the exons ATGGCACCAGTTTCTCGCGcactcatcgccatcacctccGCTCACGCTCCTCTATATCCAGGGGGCAAAGAGACCG gcctcttcatcaccgaagctctccatccattccagGTGTTTCGTCAGGCCGGCTTCGAGGTCGACCTGGTTTCTGAAACGGGAACCTACCAGCCTGACTGGCTCTCGCAGCAGAAGGATTGGCTGAATGATAAAGACCGCGCTGAATGGGAGGACCACACCAGCGAGTTCCGCTCCAAGCTTGACAAGCTGCTGAAGCCGAGTGATATCGAACCTGCTAAG TACGGGCTTTTCTTTGCTTCCGCAGGACACGCGTCTTTGATTGACTATCCGGATGCCAAGGGCCTGCAAGAGATCGCTTCCCATATCTACACTTCAGGCGGTATCATTTCAGCGGT CTGTCATGGCGGGGCTATCTTCCCCGGCATCATTGATCCCAGTACCAAGAAACCGATCATTGATTCGCGCAGAGTGACGGGCTTCACCACtcgaggcgaggaagaggagaacgTTCTCGATACCATCAAAAGCTGGAACAGACCGACTATCGAGGCTACTGCAGCTAGCTGTGGGGCCACAT ATGTCTCTCCCGCCGGACCATGGGACGCATTCACTATTACGGATGGGCGCATTGTGACAGGCGCCAATCCTGCCAGTGCCCATGTCACTGCCGAGGCCGCTGTGACAGCTTTTGGCAAGCTCTAG
- the HMG1_1 gene encoding 3-hydroxy-3-methylglutaryl-coenzyme A (HMG-CoA) reductase isozyme (BUSCO:EOG092608ZS;~COG:I;~EggNog:ENOG410PH8V;~InterPro:IPR023282,IPR002202,IPR023076,IPR023074, IPR025583,IPR000731,IPR009023,IPR004554,IPR009029;~PFAM:PF00368,PF13323,PF12349;~TransMembrane:7 (o217-238i245-265o271-291i336-355o361-382i424-445o519-540i);~go_function: GO:0004420 - hydroxymethylglutaryl-CoA reductase (NADPH) activity [Evidence IEA];~go_function: GO:0005515 - protein binding [Evidence IEA];~go_function: GO:0016616 - oxidoreductase activity, acting on the CH-OH group of donors, NAD or NADP as acceptor [Evidence IEA];~go_process: GO:0008299 - isoprenoid biosynthetic process [Evidence IEA];~go_process: GO:0015936 - coenzyme A metabolic process [Evidence IEA];~go_process: GO:0055114 - oxidation-reduction process [Evidence IEA]), with translation MAVGTISPGHNKKPEQLNAQQSWHERILSIPQRLSSIASARPVHTIGLVSLLVSSAYVALLENSLLDVSKQGHQLQETPRHFYTGPDTTWQWHSRGMDVVAGGALDHRALVRLEFGHLSNDIPTVSLPDHLSVDRLPSSLDSPARSLAFSVAQRDVSEFLDLIHKSPVGDQSEEDFEGHKWVIKTQDGSSRRGITQFARDKWTELVYLFNHTAPLDIAIMAAAYIAMHLTFVSLFLSMYRMGSRFWLFAGVLISSTFAFLFALFTTTRLGVRINLALLSEGLPFLVVVIGFENPVKFTQAVLRHATTRQGIGESSIIQTAIDKSIKNEGPKIIKHYVLEIAAFLAGSLLSIDPALRQFCFLAAWILFFDCINLFSFYTAILCTKLEIIRIQTSGKEHRPQARKDRCTTVFGQQLSRTHIRKFKLGMVAAFILVNVLNMTMIPFRITTGSPSLSSRADSRQTFPGLHTHLKAILDKAAFNERATLVSILPPVRFELASPENEGIQTYGVDSLLKSLEDPVLVKCVLVALVISVALNGRLFAAARCGVKDENTKSDTKGEYNPSKEKSPQKPLRSESDDQTPLATKSVQEPTVSAVARTEAECQTILKGERSQDLTDEEVISLSLAGKLPLHALEKTLKDFTRAVKIRRSVVSRTKATIDLTQSLEVSDLPYESYDWSRVFGVCCENVVGYTPVPVGLAGPLTIDNKDYFLPMATTEGVLVAGVMRGSKAINAGGGAKTVLTADGMTRGPCVSFESLDRAADAKKWLDSIPGQDAMKAAFNSTTRYGRLESMKTAMAGTTLYIRFKASTGDAMGMNMISKGVEHALNTMRGKGFGDMDIVSLSANYCSDKKPAAINWIDGRGKSVVAQATIAPEIVKSVLKTDVESMVALNTDKNLIGSAMAGSIGGFNAHAANIVAAMYIATGQDPAQVVESANSITIMKNVRGSLQISVSMPSIEVGTIGGGTTLGPQRAMLDILGVRGANADNPGENARSLARVIAAGTLAAELSLCAALAAGHLVRAHMQHNRASQ, from the exons ATGGCAGTCGGTACAATCTCCCCAGGACACAACAAGAAACCGGAGCAACTCAATGCCCAACAGTCATGGCATGAACGCATTCTCTCTATTCCTCAACGACTATCCAGCATTGCCTCCGCACGCCCAGTCCATACAATAGGCCTCGTTTCCCTTCTCGTTAGCTCTGCATACGTTGCTCTGCTCGAGAACTCCCTCCTCGATGTTTCAAAACAGGGGcatcagctgcaggaaacTCCTCGGCATTTTTATACTGGCCCGGACACCACGTGGCAATGGCACAGCAGGGGCATGGATGTAGTCGCTGGGGGAGCTCTTGACCATCGTGCCCTCGTGAGGCTTGAATTCGGACACCTATCCAATGATATCCCTACCGTCTCCCTGCCTGATCATCTCTCCGTCGACCGGTTACCGTCAAGCCTAGATTCGCCCGCCAGGTCCCTAGCGTTTTCGGTCGCCCAGCGCGATGTATCCGAGTTCCTCGACCTCATACATAAATCCCCGGTTGGAGACCAGAGCGAGGAAGACTTTGAGGGACATAAATGGGTTATAAAGACACAAGATGGAAGCTCTCGACGGGGAATTACACAATTCGCGCGCGACAAATGGACGGAGCTGGTTTATCTGTTCAACCACACCGCTCCTCTTGACATCGCAATCATGGCTGCGGCCTATATCGCAATGCATTTGACCTTCGTGTCGCTCTTCCTCAGCATGTACCGCATGGGCTCTCGCTTCTGGCTCTTCGCCGGTGTCCTTATCTCGTCAACCTTTGCTTTCCTGTTCGCTCTCTTTACCACGACCCGGCTTGGAGTGCGTATCAATCTTGCACTGCTATCCGAAGGACTCCCGTTCCTTGTTGTCGTTATCGGTTTTGAGAATCCTGTTAAGTTTACTCAGGCTGTTTTGAGACATGCTACTACAAGGCAAGGCATAGGCGAGTCCAGCATCATCCAAACCGCCATCGACAAGTCCATCAAAAACGAAGGACCGAAGATTATCAAGCACTACGTTCTTGAAATTGCTGCCTTCCTCGCAGGATCTCTATTAAGCATCGACCCTGCACTCCGCCAGTTCTGCTTCCTTGCAGCCTGGATTCTCTTCTTTGACTGCATCAACCTCTTCTCGTTCTACACTGCCATCCTCTGCACCAAGTTAGAAATCATTCGAATCCAGACCAGCGGCAAAGAGCACCGTCCCCAGGCCCGCAAGGATAGATGCACGACAGTGTTCGGGCAGCAACTATCCCGGACCCATATCAGGAAGTTCAAGCTGGGGATGGTGGCTGCCTTTATCCTGGTTAACGTCCTGAACATGACCATGATCCCGTTTCGCATAACGACCGGTTCCCCAAGTCTGTCTTCTAGGGCTGACTCCAGGCAAACATTCCCTGGTCTTCACACCCATCTCAAGGCGATACTGGACAAAGCCGCTTTCAACGAGCGAGCAACGCTTGTATCTATCCTTCCACCGGTTCGATTTGAATTGGCGTCACCAGAGAATGAGGGGATCCAGACATACGGTGTTGATAGCCTGCTGAAAAGCCTCGAAGATCCTGTTCTAGTCAAGTGCGTTCTTGTCGCACTGGTTATCAGCGTTGCACTGAATGGACGGCTTTTTGCTGCTGCACGATGCGGAGTGAAGGATGAAAATACAAAGAGTGATACCAAGGGGGAATATAATCCTTCGAAGGAGAAAAGTCCTCAGAAACCACTCAGATCCGAGTCCGATGACCAGACCCCCCTGGCGACCAAGTCAGTGCAAGAGCCGACTGTATCAGCAGTTGCCCGCACCGAAGCTGAATGCCAGACGATACTAAAAGGCGAACGCTCTCAAGACCTCACAGACGAAGAAGTTATCAGTCTCTCGCTAGCCGGAAAGCTCCCTCTACACGCTCTCGAAAAGACCCTGAAAGATTTCACCCGCGCCGTCAAAATCCGCCGAAGCGTCGTCTCTCGAACCAAGGCCACAATCGACCTCACCCAATCCCTCGAAGTCTCAGACCTTCCATATGAATCCTACGACTGGTCTCGTGTTTTCGGGGTGTGCTGCGAAAACGTCGTCGGGTACACGCCTGTCCCAGTTGGACTCGCCGGCCCACTCACCATCGACAACAAGGACTATTTCCTTCCCATGGCCACAACCGAAGGAGTCCTCGTCGCAGGAGTCATGCGAGGAAGCAAAGCAATCAACGCCGGAGGCGGCGCCAAGACAGTTCTAACAGCAGACGGAATGACACGCGGTCCCTGCGTTTCCTTCGAGAGTCTAGACCGAGCAGCCGATGCGAAGAAATGGCTCGACTCGATTCCTGGGCAGGATGCCATGAAGGCGGCATTCAATTCAACCACTCGATACGGACGGCTGGAGTCTATGAAAACGGCTATGGCCGGGACAACGCTGTATATCCGCTTCAAGGCCAGCACGGGCGATGCGATGGGGATGAACATGATCTCGAAGGGCGTCGAGCATGCGCTGAATACGATGCGTGGGAAGGGATTCGGGGATATGGATATCGTATCTCTCAGCGCGAATTACTGCAGTGACAAGAAGCCCGCGGCCATTAACTGGATTGACGGTCGTGGGAAGAGCGTTGTCGCCCAGGCGACGATTGCACCGGAGATTGTGAAGAGTGTCCTCAAGACAGACGTTGAGTCTATGGTCGCGCTTAATACAGACAAGAATTTAATCGGATcagccatggctggctcGATTGGAGGGTTTAATGCCCACGCTGCTAACATTGTTGCTGCGATGTACATCGCAACAGGCCAGGATCCGGCGCAGGTGGTCGAAAGTGCAAACAGCATCACCATTATGAAGAA CGTCCGCGGCTCCCTGCAAATATCCGTCTCGATGCCATCCATCGAGGTCGGCACCATAGGCGGCGGGACAACATTAGGGCCTCAACGCGCGATGCTCGACATTCTCGGTGTCCGTGGCGCCAACGCTGACAATCCTGGAGAGAATGCTCGTAGTCTGGCGCGAGTCATCGCTGCAGGAACATTGGCAGCGGAGTTGTCGCTCTGCGctgcgctggctgcagggCATTTAGTGAGGGCGCACATGCAGCATAATCGTGCCAGCCAGTGA